From the Lathyrus oleraceus cultivar Zhongwan6 chromosome 4, CAAS_Psat_ZW6_1.0, whole genome shotgun sequence genome, one window contains:
- the LOC127137855 gene encoding uncharacterized protein LOC127137855, with amino-acid sequence MEFVDEDVMDVTPLCMIPGDTTGTSSNAGDKQGNTSGNSSLPKDMYYTDRAIRRLVTRILSEGHKVEGVSTPLSRREPSPEGEPHADKDDDSSRSEKEVDAEGLCSLGKTLPSKKQNVPQENIIDLEEESTGGEDDPLVHLVKPNVAEKLRTKKGKSMAKMRAARVKKTAGIGPLKPWSKVEVVQKSPGKAATVHLDNISFHLEDGAAKWKYVIQRRVAIERELGQEAVKVKEVIELIKNAGLMKTVVTLPQCYEGLVKEFIVNIPEDILDKNNREFCKTGRCGGSWAAVWKAVV; translated from the exons ATGGAGTTTGTAGATGAAGATGTAATGGACGTCACTCCTCTGTGCATGATACCGGGCGACACCACAGGTACCTCCTCCAATgctggagataagcaaggtaatacctctGGTAACTCCTCTCTTCCTAAAGACATGTATTACACTGATCGCGCTATAAGGAGACTGGTTACTAGAATTCTGAGTGAAGGACATAAAGTTGAAGGGGTctctacccctctgtccagaagggaacCCTCTCCTGAGGGAGAACCCcatgctgataaagatgatgattcatctagatcagaaaaagAGGTGGATGCTGAAGGGCTttgctctctaggtaaaaccctacctagcaagaaacaAAATGTGCCTCAAGAAAATATTATTGATCTAGAGGAAGAAAGCACTGGAGGAGAGGATGATCCTTTGGTTCATCTGGTTAAACCCAACGTAGCTGAGAAACTGAGAACTAAGAAAGGAAAAAGTATGGCTAAAATGAGAGCTGCTAGAGTGAAAAAGACTGCAGGAATAGGACCCTTAAAACCCTGGAGCAAGGTTGAG gttGTTCAGAAATCTCCTGGCAAGGCTGCTACTGTTCatctagacaatatctcctttcatttggaagatggAGCAGCAAAGTGGAAATATGTCATTCAGAGAAGAGTAGCCATTGAAAGAGAACTTGGACAAGAAGCTGTAAAGGTAAAGGAGGTTATTGAGCTGATCAAAAATGCTGGACTCATGAAGACTGTGGTAACTCTACCCCAATGCTATGAGGGGTTGGTTaaagagtttattgttaatatccctgaggatattcTTGATAAGAACAACAGGGAATTTTGCAAG ACTGGGAGGTGTGGTGGAAGCTGGGCTGCTGTTTGGAAGGCTGTTGTCTAG
- the LOC127135634 gene encoding LIM domain-containing protein PLIM2c has translation MSFTGTLDKCKACDKTVYVVDLLTLENIPYHKHCFKCSHCKGCLTMSTYSSMDGILYCKTHFEQLFKESGNFSKNFAKSSDKTNDMNRTPSRLSSMFSGTLDKCATCSKTVYPLEKVTLEGECYHKNCFRCAHAGCPLTHSNYAALDGVLYCRVHFAQLFMEKGNYSHVLKSAHKRNGSSPPSEPIEVVEEPSQSPAEEAPQDPPEEAS, from the exons ATGTCTTTCACTGGAACTCTTGATAAATGCAAGGCATGTGACAAGACTGTTTATGTTGTTGATTTGTTAACTCTTGAAAATATTCCTTACCATAAACACTGCTTCAAATGTAGTCATTGCAAGGGTTGTCTCACG ATGAGTACATACTCTTCCATGGATGGAATTCTCTATTGCAAGACACATTTTGAACAGCTTTTCAAGGAATCTGGCAATTTTAGCAAGAACTTCG CAAAGTCTTCTGACAAAACAAATGACATG AATAGGACACCAAGTAGACTATCTTCCATGTTCAGCGGAACCCTGGACAAATGCGCGACTTGCTCTAAAACCGTCTATCCGCTGGAAAAG GTGACACTGGAAGGTGAATGCTACCACAAGAACTGCTTTAGGTGTGCTCATGCAGGGTGTCCTCTGACACATTCAAACTATGCTGCACTTGATGGTGTCCTCTACTGCAGGGTCCATTTTGCGCAACTTTTCATGGAGAAAGGTAACTATAGCCATGTACTCAAATCTGCACACAAGAGGAATGGTTCTTCTCCACCTTCTGAACCAATTGAAGTTGTTGAAGAGCCTTCGCAATCACCAGCAGAAGAAGCTCCTCAAGATCCACCAGAAGAAGCCTCTTGA